AAAAtactatttgttttaatatgtgATGTTTACTTCATAAATAGTGCAAAAATTCTAACAATCATTCCATCAGCTTCGAAATCTCACCATTTACCATTTCAACCGCTATGGAGAGAATTAGCATCGAGAGGTCATCAAGTAACATCAATAACAACAGATCCGCAGAGAATAACTTCgttggaaaatttaaaagaaatagataTGAGCTATTGCTAtgatatatacaaaaaacacaaattagTTGAAGCTATGGCGAAACCTAACAACAGCTATTTTGAAATAGCAGCTGCAATAAGAAAATCTTTTACCGAATGTGAAGATTATATATTCAATTCAGCAGAAATTCAacatattatcaataataagaACATCGATTTCGATCTACTCATGATCGAAGCTCAAATGCCGGCTATGTTCGCTTTCTCTTGGAGATTCAAATGTCCAATTATAGCTGTAGCTTCTTTGGATTCCGCCTTACAATTTCACGACAGCATGGGTAATTTAGTACACCCTATAGTTAATCCAGATTATAATTTAGATATTGGGGATCCAAACGAAATGGGTTTTAAAGAGAGATTAGTGAGTTTTGTTTATGTGTATATgtacaaatatcacatttacAACAACGTCTTTCCTACATACCACGccagaataaaaaaatacttcggAGATGATTTACCTCCTCTAAAAGATCTTCAGAATAACATCAGTATGATGTTTATTGGCACACATCCTTTGTTTCACAATGTACGTCCTATGAATCCTAATACAATTACAATTGGAGGCGGAACGCATATTAAACCTCCAAAGGAGTTATCAAAAGTAAGTACAATTTTCGAATCACTTTTTAATTAGAAGAGGACACCCGTTATTATTAATCTCTTATAAACGCCAAATTGTTGAGGCTACGGCTAAGACGACCAAGAAGACGATTACACAAAGAAAACTACgcattattaataataattaacaaatctCAACTTAGATTTTCTAGAAGTTTTGATAAAGGATCGGACTTGCATCGGATTTTGACCATCCTTCGACATCCGTTTCGTAGCCCTTCATTACTGTTATCagacattaatttttaatagaaatgtGCTTATGCTTATggcaactaagaacggccatCAGCCATATCTCAGGAACTGATTATATTTGTTTTCGGGAGAAAAATTACGACAAAAGAGACCTCGACTTGGTTATCAAGATTGTAAGATTGATATTCGTCGCATCTTGTATCCTCCAGGAACTTCTTTTAAGCTAtttaatcataaataaattgatcAAGAATGGGCTTAGACTATCATCTTGTCGAATTCTTTGTTAGTATTAAGGTTTTTTCGTATGATACATGACGCTCCCAAAGTACTTTCACGAATCTTGTGGACGAATGAGTTTATGTTTTACAGGTAATGGTAAAATAAAACGCTATAATATGCACTTCTGGACCGAAAGTAAATCCCCGTTGGATGCAGAAGATCCATTATCAGGATCTGTCAATGTTTGGTTTGGTttggttttttataatatagttaATTGAGAAAGATATTTAGACTGGTTACCCAGCACTTTATTCCATGTACAAGttctgactattaaataacgagactggttacgaaaaaggaaaaggattttattataaaaattattctacattcgaatactCCCTTTCAATATACTCCCTTTCCCTCGCCATACactttccatacattttttccatttatcgaagcaatgctggaagtcttctttgctGAGTACCTTTAGAAGCCCTGCCGTTTTtagctttaccgcttccatcgactcaagagcttttggtcaggagtcagattttttggcaccaacttttgtcatgtgtaattccgcgtgtaaaatttttttaatcgtttctttatcggcgtttacagcctcggcaatcatccggatgctcattcggcgatctgcacgcacaatttggttgattttggtcactgtttccggtgTTAAAACAGTAACAGGGCGAACTGGGCGCTGATCATCTTCAGTGCTTTCTCGGTCATAACTAAAGCGCTGACACCGCTCAAAAAAACGCGCatgagatagagaattgtccccatagccATCAGTCGtaggttttttcaatttaacgaaaaatttgatattgatacgttgctcctgtttttttgccacgagaaaaaaacacgttcgttgcAAATCGCTACtgtacaaatactataatagtgatgAAAACATCTAGGGCGCCCtgtagtctcgttatttaatatccaGACCTCGTATGTTCGGAATTTTTAGATCAAACATACCTTGATAGGTGGATAGGACgatgaagtttatttatttagcCACCTAGATCTCCAGATCTAATTATTTGTGGGACCGAATAAAAAATCTCGTTTGTATCAATAGAACAATAACAAGGGggtaagatttaaaaaaaaatacaacaggCAATACGAAGTGTTTCAAGGagttaaataattcaattcattcaactttgtaaaaaatatttattgagcataaaaataaataaataaaattggttttaataatCTGATTAGCGTACTCGACGAATATCAAACTATTCAGAACCCAATATTAGTGTACAaactgccttaaatactaaattatatcgtttataataataactaaaggatatttataatcatattaatataagatgaaaataaacaatagaaGATAATACTTTAATGGAGTTTGAGTGCATGGTCATAAAAAAGGAAACTTTGAATcacttaattttaaaaaaattgcgtTTTCCAGGGCTACTTATGTTATAATTCTTAGCTGCGAAAATAAGCGCCGTTACTATCaataattaatgttttataaagGTTATCAGttacaaataaatgtaaaaaagtctgcagttatttattatttttaagtattaacaataaaagtTCCGTATCAGTTGTGTAAACGAAATGATATTgtcaatattatttgttttaatgtgTGACTTCTATCTTATAAATAGTGCAAGAATTCTAACAATAATTCCAATAGCTTCGACATCTCACCATTTACCATTTCAACCGCTATGGAGAGAATTAGCTTCGAGAGGTCATCAAGTAACATCAATAACAACAGATCCGCAGAGAATAACTTCGttggaaaatttgaaagaaatagatATGAGCTACTGCTACGATATATACGAAAAACATAAGCTATTAGAAACTATGATTGGAGGTAACAacagttttattgaaaaagcaactgtaataaaaaaatctctaaCGGAATGTGACGCGTACCACTTAGATTCCAAAGAAATTCAAAATCTTATCAATAATAAGAGTATTGAGTTCGATCTACTCATGATCGAAGCTCAAATGTCGACTATGTTCGCTTTTACTTGGAGATTCAAATGTCCAACTATAGCTATAGCTTCTATGGATCCTTCATTGCAATTTCACGATTATTTGGGGAATTTACTACATCCTATAGTTAATCCagattataatttagaaattggAGATCCAAATGATATGAGTTTTAAAGAGAGATTAATAAGTTTTGTGTATGtgtatttgtataaatactttctatatgaaaagttttttacaaCATATccagatatattgaaaaaatatttcggtcAAGATTTACCTCCTCTAAAAGATCTTCAGAATAACATCAGTATGATGTTTATTGGTACACATCCGTTGTTTCATAATGTACGTCCTATGAATCCTAATACTATTACAATTGGAGGCGGGATGCATATTAAACCTCCAAAGGATTTACCAAAAGTAAGTTTGCTTTTTATAAAAACCCCCCGTTACAACTGAAGCAGTCAAGAAACATAGTAGCTCTATTCTTTATTGAAACAGCAAAAATAcggtaaaagtaaaaaataacaaaggattCTGCCGCTTCTAAAGACTCTGTTGGAGTCTCGGTATGTCTTAATACTGTGtaaatattattgttgaagttatTCTTCTTTGAGATCAATACacaatgttttgattgttcaaaaactttttcgtttgaactgatatgtgaTAACTCGCATTATCGTGTTGGAGAACGATTCGTCTTCTTCGAAtggtttccctaattttttcgaacacttctaaCCAACAAAtgacaacttttgttggatttcaCTCGAATTGGAAGACCCATACATTCGatcaaattttttcagcatttcttagctttttttgagcgattatcAAGTTATGCGGTATTCAGCGCCAACAAATCTTTTCCACAACCAAATGAATGTTTCTTGTAtgtgtaaacaactcaaatagcactttCACCATTAAAACACGTTCGGAGTACGTTCAGCATTAAAACACGTTCGGAGTACGTTCAGCATTAAAACACGTTCTGTGTACGTTGACAATTAAAACACGTTCTGTGTACGTTCaccaaatgtcaaactttatgatggcaatgtcagatttgacttATTggtatcagtgttgccatatctcaaagcttaagtagcagccctcgtacgATATGATTTCACGTGAACCATTCTATTTACACGTTtcttatattcaaaaatacaccGAAATTTTCTAAGCATTTAAATCAGGTAATGTGCACAGTTTGTTATGTATCTTATCCAATGTCAGcacttgtttttatttacaataattccGTCtctaaattcaattgaaatctAAAGGTAGAGACAAAGAACGTGTTCATGAAATGTAGTTGATGTAGTTTCGAGAAAACGTATAGAGAagctcgaatttcaacaattgcGAATAAAACTCTCGATAGTTCTGAGGAGGTTGAGAGGAAGACGTATGAAAAGTTGCATACCCAGTAGGTTCGCTTCACAGATAGGATTGTAATCATAACAAACTTTTGTATGAACCTTTTTGTACTCTAAATGtctcaaaagtatattttttctaGTTATTAGCCACCTGGAAGCTTTTTGATATCGGTATCAACTCAAACTCCTCATTAATTTTTGACCTCCAAGTGCTTCTTCAAGCAGTGGTTCAAACATGTGGTTGTTGCAGGTTGATAAGGACTGTAGGGAGACCTCAGTTCTGATGTTGTACCCTTGAAAAGGATACCGTCCTCCTCCGCCAGCAAGCGATGACAAACTTCCAATTGCACCAATTTTTGCTCTAATTCAACAGTTCATCCATCACGCAATTATTTTGAGGTGTTCTTGAATGATAGACTCTACATTACCAATACTAATGCTGAGTTCAAATTGTCATTTTCTATGGTTTAGCGGCCATCTTTGAACGCTTCGGTCCATATAAATACAGCAGACCTACTCAGCGCTCATTAGCGAATTGATTTCATTAACGCCGGAGATATTTTTAATGCCGCTCTATACCAAAAAAAGAATGAGAAAACGTTGCGGTCGACATCTTACCTTCATCCATGGTCGTAGCACGCGAAGAGATGTAGATTCGCGACAAAGACTATGTCATACAGTTAGTAAGAGACCCAGCGATTTTCCAAATATACAGGCCGTCATCTATAGCGTCTCGATCATATTTCAACTGCCCTGTTGAGGTTAAAAGTGGCAAAATTCAGTgttttttttggatataaaataaaaattattattacgcCATGTACAATTCATCAAATGAAGTAACTActattttaattacaaatttttaggATCTCAAACAATTTCTAGACGAAGGGAAAAACGGcgttatttatttcagtttggGAAGTAACGTCAACTCGAATTTATTAACCGAAGAATTCAAGAAAGCCGTTATCGAATCGTTCGCTGAAATTCCGCATAAAGTCTTACTCAAAATGGACAGAGAAATTCAAGGTTTTTCGGAAAACGTTCTAGTCAGGAAATGGTTACCGCAACAAGATATTTTAAGTAAgaaatttgattcatttaaacGAACGACATATCGGACTAgtaaacaaaaacgttttttgaattgaatttcgTTTCATTTATCGAAATTGATTGCAACCATTAATTAAACGATAttcttttacattttaatagaatttacaaaatttttttctattggcTTCTGTTACTTCCTCATATTCTTTTGCTTGAAGCTTTTGTGGGAGATCTGAAAACTTGTCAGTGGCCAGATTTTCATCTTTTTGGTGAAAGAGATTTTTTTCTTGAGTATAGTACcttttttgtgtaatttcatTCCTCAATCTATCCAGTAACTATCAACTGTTCTTATTGAGCTTCATTTGCTCTGGCTCCAGCTAATCCATCGTGATTTTTTAAACCCATAAACATTTTTAAGTAACCTAACAATATAAAAGAACAACTACTTCAACTTATTTTGCTCTAGATAAGTCCTTAAAGGCGTTTAGCTTATTTCTTCAATACACAACCATTTTCATCTTATGTACATCCATAGTTTTTTAGAAACATTCGCCTAGCATCAACTGGTgttatataaatcattttttgtctTCATCGAGGTTCTTATCCCAAGTTATATCGTTAAGCAACGATATCGCCTTGCTCTGTTGAAAATTTCAGTCTTCAATTGCTTCATCTATTCCTTTGTCTAATATTCAGCACCACGTCTTAATAGTTTCATCCAGACTAGCTTCCAGACATCATTTTGTACATTGTCCAACGAGTTTTCAGGTTGATTATCAACAATCCATCaggaatattttgaacaataagGTTTTCTTGTTTATATGTTTTAGTTACAAGGAGGCTATCGATTTTATCTAActtaaattgtaattataaataaatttttgatgtaCGATCTTTTCGAAGTTGTCTTGGATTTGCAGTAAGTCAGAacggaaaagaattttttttgtaggacATCCTAATGTGAAGCTGTTTATAACGCAAGGTGGTCTTCAATCTCTTCAAGAATCCGTGATAAATGGTATACCTTTAATAGGCATCCCTTTTTTTGGTGACCAAATAACAAATGTAAATAGAATGGTTAAAAAAGGGTATGGGATAAAATTAGACAGACGTACGATTACCAAAGAATTACTGACAGAAGCTATAAAAGAAGTAATGAGTAACGCaaggtatttatatatttatatacaatcaGAAATAAGAATTGAATCGAAGTCTTTGCCATCTAAATTATGAGagtttgccacaatcccactacgaaaactctTATAATCAGAAATATAACCTCAATCAAATTTCAGTTACCAAGAAACTGCGAAAGCTATGGGTGAAATATTTAGAGACGAAGAAATTCCTAGTCTCCAAAGGGCCGTCTACTGGACGGAATACGTCATTAGGCACAAAGGAGCGAAACATCTAAAGAGTCCTATAGTTGATATGCCAGCTTGGAAATTCTATATGTT
The window above is part of the Diorhabda sublineata isolate icDioSubl1.1 chromosome 3, icDioSubl1.1, whole genome shotgun sequence genome. Proteins encoded here:
- the LOC130442204 gene encoding UDP-glycosyltransferase UGT5-like isoform X1, whose amino-acid sequence is MILKILFVLICDVYFINSAKILTIIPSASKSHHLPFQPLWRELASRGHQVTSITTDPQRITSLENLKEIDMSYCYDIYKKHKLVEAMAKPNNSYFEIAAAIRKSFTECEDYIFNSAEIQHIINNKNIDFDLLMIEAQMPAMFAFSWRFKCPIIAVASLDSALQFHDSMGNLVHPIVNPDYNLDIGDPNEMGFKERLVSFVYVYMYKYHIYNNVFPTYHARIKKYFGDDLPPLKDLQNNISMMFIGTHPLFHNVRPMNPNTITIGGGTHIKPPKELSKDLKQFLDEGKNGVIYFSLGSNVNSNLLTEEFKKAVIESFAEIPHKVLLKMDREIQGFSENVLVRKWLPQQDILRHPNVKLFITQGGLQSLQESVINGIPLIGIPFFGDQITNVNRMVKKGYGIKLDRRTITKELLTEAIKEVMSNASYQETAKAMGEIFRDEEIPSLQRAVYWTEYVIRHKGAKHLKSPIVDMPAWKFYMLDVLGFLAIILILILFVIYLLLRTLFRRLTLIIKKFFLNVEKERDTTVKKDK
- the LOC130442204 gene encoding UDP-glucosyltransferase 2-like isoform X2, encoding MILSILFVLMCDFYLINSARILTIIPIASTSHHLPFQPLWRELASRGHQVTSITTDPQRITSLENLKEIDMSYCYDIYEKHKLLETMIGGNNSFIEKATVIKKSLTECDAYHLDSKEIQNLINNKSIEFDLLMIEAQMSTMFAFTWRFKCPTIAIASMDPSLQFHDYLGNLLHPIVNPDYNLEIGDPNDMSFKERLISFVYVYLYKYFLYEKFFTTYPDILKKYFGQDLPPLKDLQNNISMMFIGTHPLFHNVRPMNPNTITIGGGMHIKPPKDLPKDLKQFLDEGKNGVIYFSLGSNVNSNLLTEEFKKAVIESFAEIPHKVLLKMDREIQGFSENVLVRKWLPQQDILRHPNVKLFITQGGLQSLQESVINGIPLIGIPFFGDQITNVNRMVKKGYGIKLDRRTITKELLTEAIKEVMSNASYQETAKAMGEIFRDEEIPSLQRAVYWTEYVIRHKGAKHLKSPIVDMPAWKFYMLDVLGFLAIILILILFVIYLLLRTLFRRLTLIIKKFFLNVEKERDTTVKKDK